The DNA window TATCCATGTTCCCGAAATAATTGCATCACAAGGTGTCTCCGTTGTTCCAACATTCTCCTATGACcacgttcattttcatttctaccAATCCCTACTGCATTTCCTACACCTCCTACAGGCGTTTTTGGTGTCCGCGGAGAAGTATCTTCTACTTCCCCTGCTATATCTGTATTAAGTCTATATGCGTCGATATTAAAATCTGGACCAAAGAATGTAGTTCCCGTCAATTTGACACTCGAAGTTGATTTCGGCGTAGCGGACACTGACGCATCAGAATCAATATCATCTTCGtttactaaaaaaaataaaatggagaagttttatttgtaaatcgATGTAAGACACAAAGTTCAAcacacataaaaatataaaaacactCACAGTTACTTCTATGAGGTCCTTGAGATTTCTTCCGATAACCTTGCATCGATGCTTGTAAATTTGATGAGTGTAATCCGGAAGTAACAGTGCTATGTCCAGAAGAACCTGGAGTATTTATAGTGATTGCACTTGGGCTCTGTATATCTTCCGGTTTAAATTCTGGTAACGATGAAAATTTCTCTTGAAAATTTACTTGTTCAAGAACCCTAAACATAGTTTAATATCAAAGTCAAATTGAAATACATTTGTAAATGTTtgtaaatagttatatattttaacatcaATTCGATAGAGAGTGAcataataaagtataatttattaagcTTTGAATACACACCTATCCATACCATCTTCGACATTCTTTTTGAAGAAGGAGCCTTTTTTAGTTGAAGGGGATGGGGATGTACGAGACTCCGATATATTTTGTTGTTGCATCGATTCGGAAGATTGAGAAGTATTTCCCTGTGGTCGACTTTGGTCAGAACGTTGTTGAGATACTGAAAGTCCATGTTCTCCTGTGGTTGTTGTGGAGGGCATTgctgtatataaatataataaataatacatagtactatttttgattttttgtctaaaatttatattcatacttatattaataaataatttatatttctatcttacCCATTAATTGTCTTCTTTGCAATGGTGCTCTTCCAAGTTGAGCTGGTGTCGGTGCTAGCATAAAAGGACCTTTATTTGATCCTATATCACTATTTGGATCTTCATCTACAgaatatgatttatttgatGAATGTTCACTATTAATGTGACTGCTATGAGGCGTATGCGGTGTATGTGGTGTAAGTGGTTGTTTAAGTTTATCATTTGAAGATGTTAGAAGAACGTTGCCTGTATCTTTCCTATCTTGCTCACTTTTTATATTGCTCCCTAAAACATAACATAACagaaatatatcattatatatttaaataaaagagtTAATAAACATTCGAACGTTTtgatatgattaataaattaggATTATCTGTATTGTAATGTTTACCATAAAATTGAGCATGATTCGACGCTGTTTGGGTATCATTTTTGTCAGATTCTGCTAAACGTGCGATAGAATGACTGATTCCTCTATAAGGCGATGTTGTAGAATTTGTAGAAACTGGATAATGTTTGCTCACGATAACACTTTGTGCTTCAACCTTGGTACCGGAGATCAAATTTTGCGAAGATATATTGCGGCTTCCAGCATctaaaatttagaaataaatacataaatcaaaaaagaaatatgtatatgtatatgtatgcatgtgtgtgtatatatgtatgcatttttttttatataataaaatttcaaatttgttataaaatgattatcaaAGTATGCACTTACCAGAGATAGGTATATTGAAGCCGCAATACATCCGGGGATGCGGTGTTGTAGGGCCAAGGTACTGCGGTCCCTGCTGTGGTTTGGAAATAGCCACCAAATTGTTATCAAGCAATGTAAGAGTGAACGGTGGTTGAGAAGGGACAGCAGAAGTAAGGGGATGAGCGGTAGTGGCTAAAGACTGCAACGGCTGCTGTTGTTTTAACAGAGCCATCATAGGTTTCGTTCCAATCTGTTAGTATTGTATATAGTAGCTCATAAAGGAAgtgtgatataataatatgttgtaatattaacaatacttACAATTCTATTgcagtatataaatatgtgtgtgtatatatacatatatatacatatatacatatacatatatatatttacatatttgatattaaGACATAATCAAGACATGTTCAGTTGTTGCAAATTTGTGTCAAGGAAGTGCTACACTGTATATGGTATAGGCCTAaccattatattatattttaatgtattcttactattgttatattcataCAGCTAGATCAatgatatagataaaaatttatttatacaataaaatactTACTGAATGTAGCACAGGAGCAGCTGTAAATTTAGGTATGTTTCTTCCATTGTCAGTATGAATGTTCGCTACTAGACTACTCATGCTATATTGAGTGCTATATTGTTGTTCATTTTTCACTGGTTCCGGTTTTATAACTTTCGGTGACACTGGCATGGTTATAAATGCACCACCCGTAGGTTGAAATCCTGATACTCCTGTTGGATTTATCGGGCTATGATAAGGATAAGTGCTTGATAAAACTGATACTGTGCCACCTTTATCAATGGAAGTATGATGATACTTGGTTGTGGTTTCTATACTTGTTGATGGTATTCGTGCTATaggaataaaaattcaatattagaattaaaatgtaaatattataatataataaatctttaaaacaataaaagataCCTTTTATAGGTTTAGGTCTACAAGTTATTTCCTGTTTGACATTCACTCCATCTCTTTTTTGCCCACTAACAGGTGAAAATTGCGATtgattaaaagattttttgtCCATATCTTCCTCTTGTGCATCATTGTCACTATCAGTCAATTTATCTTTACATTTCAAATCTATTTCTGGTTGAGGATCTTCGCAAATAACCATTTGATCATCGTCCGATCCATTAGCGTCTTCGTCTTGTTTCGATTCAGGTTCGGTAGTATCAATTTGTAAAGGTATGTCCAAAATACGATGTGGTGCATGTGTCTGATTAATAATCTacataaaaaacgaaaaggtcgTATTTGTAAAACGTAATAACAAAACTTTTAAAttagttaaattttttttttttacttgtttgaatttacatgataaaaataaggacATTACCTCAATAGTAGGAGTTTCTGTATATACCGTCGTAACTGGAACAGACACCTCGTCTGTTCCTCTTGGCGTTAAAGGTACATCTTCCGTCGGTGGTCCCATATCTGTTTCTTCTCCAGTACTATTTAATTTTCCTCTAGAATCGCTACCCTTAAAGCTTGTTGTGGACGATTTTCTTCTATCCTTGCTACACCATTTCCAATCTGGGTGTGCTTTGAAATGTGCCTCCTTAACTTCAGACGCAAGATCATGAtacttttgtttctcttcaGGACCCAGAGCATACCACCATTCTCCCAAAATCTTAGAAACAGTGCGATTATCTTGATTCGGATGTCTTTGGTGCACAACTGCGCGATGCCGTTtcgaaaatatcataaatgCGTTCATCGGTCGACGTATTCTATCCTTTGTCTGTAAAATCACaatttcttacattttttacTCTGTACAAAGGGAAGACTATGCAAAGAGTAggttttgatttattaatgtATAACATCTTACTTTTAGTGGACTCTGTGGCTCCTTGGAATGCAAAGCACTAAGGGATTGACTACGccttttattagtattaatttcGATCTCTGCGGGTGTTGTCGGTTCTGGTTCAAAaacatcatcatcttcttcttcagcAGGAGTAATTTGATCTGCACCTGGTGCTGAGCCATCCTCGCCGGATGTATTGATACTTATTGGAATCGGCGGTGCACTTAATGGTGGACTGAGAGCAGATGGTGGAGGACTCACCTCTGATTGATCCAAAACTGTTGTTTGCCAGGAGAAAgctataatgaaataaataacttaataaaaaatgcaaatggttaataataaattaggcAATAGCACTTGATGCAAATTACTGCGGTAACTAATTATTGAATACACAGGATTGTTGCTatattgtaaagaaaataacacaAGTTAGTGaatgtgaaataaaatttaaattacgaATTAAATCAGTAAATTGACATTCACTTGTCACTAcagttaatttattttcttgggcacaaataatcgaaatttagattaatttgtaatttatgtttcgtcaataaaagataaatataataatataacaataaaataatctgGATAGTTTTAAAGACAatgtgaaaaagaatttttttcatagaatgtgttattttataattttacatctttattccttcattttcactattaaaatagttttattttatatgatgttaaaaaatatcaaaaataataatattcctgCAATcctaataatattagcattattattattataaagcaTTAGTCCACCAAATAAATCATAGATTAATCttgcaataattatttaaacaccCTTCCCCAACATTAAAGTGATTTAAAGCACATAGATATTCTTGGCTGGATGAAATATTATGTGAAATGCAGTTAAAGTGAAgcaaaaattcaattaattggTTATATTTGTTGTAAAATTGAGTATGGTATATTGCATAAAATCTATATGCAAACACTGCTGCTTTAATTttgcataaaattattttaacatactaataaatcgatattaaaatcaaatgtaAATTGTTAACTTTAAAAGGGGTaataatctaaaatatattgtaCGTGTATAAGGATGCTTAGAATAAGTaaaggtaaaaataaaataattaaagtgaaaaatatatgtacacaaataattattatatgactgattatttcaatttaattcatGCAATAATCGCATTTCAATGCACAAATATAATCAaactttaatatttacatttgataaaatttaatttgtatgtatgtgtgtgtatataataaataaataaataaataaataaataaataaaaatatatatatatatatatatatatatatatatatatatatacatacatacacacacatatatttatattcatattcatgccatattttatcatataccATTAATAAGCTCCAATTTACAACAAATTTACAAGAAGAATCATTATCTTTCATTTGGCAGTGAGAACTCAAACCTTTTTTCCAGTTGCGCACTGCATTATTCAGTAATGATGGGGGATGGGGCTGGTATGCGGAAGGAACATCATGGCTGCCATCTGTGAAACCTTACGGTTTAGTAAACATCACTAATATTGTGATGACATGAATCcagaattacgataatgagtTGATGAGATTAGATTGGAAAGAAAGTAATGTTGCTTTGTCATAATCtggtaattattttaattggatTACGCATGTGTGTTTGATTGGATGCAAGTATTTAACATTACATTTAGTTTAGAGGTATTGCCTTGCTTACATTGTATAACTTTTGTTATATcaagttatttattataataaaagattattttacatatattggGTACTATATTGTTTTGTaagtttaacaaaattaaatgaatataacagataaattttatttgtgaGATTGTACAGAAGGTATGTCCTCAGCATTTAGAACCATAGTTATTATGTCTTGATTCGTTAATATTTCgttaactatttttattttatgtgttTTATCtgtatgataaaataaaagaactttTATTGTAACACACaggaagaacaaaataaaaggtaTTATAtgaacataataaaataaaaaagaaattaaaatatgaataattaatattatagagaACATTACTTTCTTTCCAATTCACTAGACAAAAGTTATATTGCATTCACAATTGTAcccaataaaatatctttctcaATTAAGCTTTTGGATTTCTATATCCATGTATCAGATCAATACCAGATGACACAGAGAACAAGCGCAATGCATGATTTATACAATGTAAACTTACATAGGACtccattattttttgaattttcttctctaGGAGGTTGAGCTTTCGGGATCTGTATTAGATGTCCAGGCTGAACGATTACATGCTGGAAGACACTGGTAGGAGTTGATGGATTAGTAACTTCTGTTGCGGCTGACATTACAACGTTCGTGGATGGTGCTGAATTCCTTTGTACATCCATATGTGCGGATGTATGTATCCCAATCTTATTAGTCTAACATAATAAtgtttacaataaatatataaattcaaaataaatacatctttttcttttttttttttttcttttttttctttttttctaagtttttataatatactaaaattataaaagtaagaatattCAAACTGAGTGTTCGTGTTTCTTTAcatcttttaaaaatgttaagtAATGTATGTATTCTTTACATAAACGCGCGCGCAATAtcttttttgaataatatacACTTATCTATTATACAGTGTGGTTATTAATTCAGCAACACATAAAAAGCATTTAAAAAATGACTTAAACTTACTTGTTGTAAAACAGAGAGTTTATCGATATGGACGGACACAGCAGGAGTCTGAGATGATTGACATTGATTTTGATGTAACGATGCTGGAAGCTGTGCCAAATGATTCATTAAACCTTGTCTATATTTATCATCTTGAATACCTATATGTCCTGCCGTAgagatatctatattattttttataacaaggTACTTCTTTTCGTGCTGATGTTGCATCACATAAATTGGCTGATTTTGTGGCTGTGCTGTCTGTGCATAATCAACTGGTTGTTCTTGTGGCTTATGTAGAAGAGTCAAATTTTGCGGTGGCGGAGCAGATAAAGACATATGAGGTGAGTGCGATGGTTTCAGAAGTTGTGTATTCTGTTCAGGAACTTCAGAATGATTAGGAAAATTATTGCTTGATGTCAATGCATGCTGCAATATAATTCCTTGTTGTTGTTGAGCTATAGACGTTACGACTGATGGATGTCTTGGTGGTGGACTTTGTTCTGACCACGACAAAGTTAAATTTTGTCCAGGCATTCCACGACTCACTGGAGAGATTCTTATTACACTTGTCCCTATACTTGCTGGAACAGGAGCAGTAGGAGCTGGTCGACTTGGTCTAACCATTCGATTTGGTTCGGGTTTAATTACTTGCTGCTGATATTGAACCAAAAAATTTGACTGCGTAGGAGAATGTTTCCATTTTGCGCTAGGCGAGATTAAGGGGGCTGCATGATGTGCAGGACTCGAAATAGgcataaatacattattttgGTTAAGGCCTAAGGGTGGTACTGGAGACTGATTTATACACGGTGATATGGAAGATTGACCTGTTGGCGATGAAAAGGCTGGTGTAGCTGATCTAGAGCTTCCTAAAGatactaaaataaaaataaaaaaaggtttataaaaatgatcgcGTTCCTTTCctgataataaaactaatgtCCACTTATCTTACCAAGCATGTTAGCAGCTTCAGTCTCATCTTGATCAAAGCGTCCTGCGATTCTTCTATCTCCATAGTTTGGAGAAGTATCAGAACCTCTTGATGTTTCTTCTCCATCAATTTTTCcactataaaataaaattactgtaactaaaattctatataagaagaattaataatatttcattaagatATTGTAATCAAAGTGTCACccaaaatatcataataattacccAGGAAACGCATTTGTCGGGCCTCTAAGGCAAGATCCTTTCAGATTGAGATGTCGGGAACAGAATCCTCTCCTTTGACTTTCTTTTAAACATCCTTCTTTACCACAAAGTCTACGCCATTGTTTCCCAttgaattttttcataattccGTTGGGCATAGACACTACATCACCCTTTTTATACTTATGTGGCGTAGCCGCCTGAGATCTATTTGATtgacattaaatatttaaatgtatctttttaatattataaatattttttttaattgttacttagaatagatagataattaCCTGGGTGTGGCTGCCTGAGAACGCGGTGTTATACTGCGTTGCTCAACTAAACTGCTGGTACTTCCTCTGCTCTGCATACTGCTTCGTTTACTACTTCCTGATAATTTTGCATCTAAAAGTTGAATATATGTgtctataattaattaaatcttttaattattaattattaatatttcacaattataaaacattatatgAAATACGTTTATAAATCTGTATTACCTGCATCTGAaggaaatgtaatattttctctatCCAAGTCATCTTCACTTTCTAGTTCGTCATATGGTCGACTTCCGTTACTTAATGCTGTACTAGCAGAATGTGCAAGAGTCCCTAATGTCATAAGAGGACTAGTACCAGTTGTTCTATAATAACCAGTTGTGTCATTATGCGTAGATATATGAGATGCATGGTGAGGAGTATGATGGAGTTGTAAAATTGACACTGCTGTTGAAGCTTCCACAGAATTTCTATATCCATGATCTGAGtttaaatcgaaaagaaaaaagtatacattatagtatttttattgtgaCTACAGACCAGGATactaaagtaaaaaagaacattACCAACTGCTTCAACTCTGTTAGAGTCAATATCTTCCAGTCCTTCTTCTAATTCATCCCACCAAGGAGGTTGCACCAAACGCAGGTCTGCACGTTTCACTACATAACTATCACTCTGATCGTCTTCTCTTGGTATTTTAACAACAAAACGATTAGGCTTTGTTAATATCTTGCACACTGTCCCTTTCACAAACACTTTAGTTAATGCGTCTATGTGACTATTTGCTGTTGGACATCTAATGCAAACTTTTGCATCTAAAGTCACTTGCCCTAAAGATGGGCTAGCATCCCCTATCACATCATACCTTCCTGCACCTAAAACATCACTATAACGCACTAACTTCCTTTCTCCATCAAATTCTATGAGAATCTCTCCATGAATCACATTACGAATAACACCTGGATAATAACATGAATCCCTTAAAGCTAACACTCTGTGGTCACGCCACTCACTGAGATCAATAGCAACCGTAGCAGGTCGAGGACGAGCACGCATAGGTTCTTCTCTTAAAGAATAATCTACAGCTGTACTCTGAGGAGGTAAAACTACCACCGATGGTGTTGACACCTAATAAAAAATCACAAATTAAGCACATATCAGTATGATTTAAATTTGATCTAAGTAAAACTAAGATTTTAGACTTACTTGGTAACAGTCTGCTTCTTGTTGTTGCGGAGACTGTCGATTAGCCAAACTTGAATGTTGAACTAAACAAGCAATAGATACGTTTGGTGCACGcgtatttatcatattattaacgttgctTGTTACATTACTACATTTATCCATTTCTTCGAGTTCCGATGgatcaaattttcgtttctttggaAGTTTTTTAGCGCTAATTGTTGGATCTGATGGATCCCTTTGTGGAGGAGCAGGAGGCGGGGGTGGTTGTTCTTGAATACATTTCTCTTCAATCGAAGTGCCACCACCCCCGCCTGCTCCATATTGTCCACCTCCTAAGGGACCTCGTTTTTCATGCATCTCAGAATGAGCAGTCAGCATTTTTGCCACCTCACGCTGCTCTAAAAATGTCAAATAATagttcataaataaaaatttatatatccaacatttagtttttttatattctatttagtAATCTGTAAACATGTACATAGCACTTACAGTCTGTACAGTCGAGAGGAGGCTGCAAGCTGTACTGTGATGAATTGACGCTGGCGGGGGGGTGACATCGGCTGGGAGCATACCTCAGCACCCGACTATCTGGAACAGGATGTGTCGAATCTGGACTTTCTCTTCTCTGACAGTTTTGTAACAGGGGTGTTGTTCCCTCTCCCAACTCCAATACTTCTTCCCAACCCCAACTGCCAAGCATCCTCCTCCAAAAGATCTTTTCTTAGATAAACACTTGTATCTTCTTGAACTGTTTCGAACCTCTAACAAAATGTCCTAGATATAAGAAAGtatacaataattagaattatcaaAGAGTTAATATGAAGATCTtaagatatttcatttcaacaTCGGATCACTAAAGTTTATCTACTTCATttctaagaaataaaatatttttatttgcataattgaaaatttgttcaaaattaaaaaacgaatTGCTTATTCAAGGTTCTAAACTTTCTTATAAGCTTCTGTaaacaatagaataaaaaaataactcaTGTTTATAgcagtatttaataatacttggtAATAAGTTCTATAGAAACGGACTTAATAACCAATACACACTAGACAATAAGGATTTGATAATATCTTATGATGTGTCAGACAACTCGGGGACAAAGAAGCAGCAAGCTGACAGTAGTACGAATCACGCTTGCATGTGCATCATTCGGGTATGATCGGTAGTGTCGAAAACAACCGAAGTGTTGCGCGAGACTGGGACCGCCAGCACTCATTTACATTGTGAGCAGGACAGAGAGATCcaaatagtaaaatattttcggCGATTGGGCCCACTTTATTCTAAGCAGTATATACACAAAGATTT is part of the Vespa crabro chromosome 21, iyVesCrab1.2, whole genome shotgun sequence genome and encodes:
- the LOC124431406 gene encoding protein capicua homolog isoform X3, coding for MLTAHSEMHEKRGPLGGGQYGAGGGGGTSIEEKCIQEQPPPPPAPPQRDPSDPTISAKKLPKKRKFDPSELEEMDKCSNVTSNVNNMINTRAPNVSIACLVQHSSLANRQSPQQQEADCYQVSTPSVVVLPPQSTAVDYSLREEPMRARPRPATVAIDLSEWRDHRVLALRDSCYYPGVIRNVIHGEILIEFDGERKLVRYSDVLGAGRYDVIGDASPSLGQVTLDAKVCIRCPTANSHIDALTKVFVKGTVCKILTKPNRFVVKIPREDDQSDSYVVKRADLRLVQPPWWDELEEGLEDIDSNRVEAVDHGYRNSVEASTAVSILQLHHTPHHASHISTHNDTTGYYRTTGTSPLMTLGTLAHSASTALSNGSRPYDELESEDDLDRENITFPSDADAKLSGSSKRSSMQSRGSTSSLVEQRSITPRSQAATPRSQAATPHKYKKGDVVSMPNGIMKKFNGKQWRRLCGKEGCLKESQRRGFCSRHLNLKGSCLRGPTNAFPGGKIDGEETSRGSDTSPNYGDRRIAGRFDQDETEAANMLVSLGSSRSATPAFSSPTGQSSISPCINQSPVPPLGLNQNNVFMPISSPAHHAAPLISPSAKWKHSPTQSNFLVQYQQQVIKPEPNRMVRPSRPAPTAPVPASIGTSVIRISPVSRGMPGQNLTLSWSEQSPPPRHPSVVTSIAQQQQGIILQHALTSSNNFPNHSEVPEQNTQLLKPSHSPHMSLSAPPPQNLTLLHKPQEQPVDYAQTAQPQNQPIYVMQHQHEKKYLVIKNNIDISTAGHIGIQDDKYRQGLMNHLAQLPASLHQNQCQSSQTPAVSVHIDKLSVLQQTNKIGIHTSAHMDVQRNSAPSTNVVMSAATEVTNPSTPTSVFQHVIVQPGHLIQIPKAQPPREENSKNNGVLCFTDGSHDVPSAYQPHPPSLLNNAVRNWKKAFSWQTTVLDQSEVSPPPSALSPPLSAPPIPISINTSGEDGSAPGADQITPAEEEDDDVFEPEPTTPAEIEINTNKRRSQSLSALHSKEPQSPLKTKDRIRRPMNAFMIFSKRHRAVVHQRHPNQDNRTVSKILGEWWYALGPEEKQKYHDLASEVKEAHFKAHPDWKWCSKDRRKSSTTSFKGSDSRGKLNSTGEETDMGPPTEDVPLTPRGTDEVSVPVTTVYTETPTIEIINQTHAPHRILDIPLQIDTTEPESKQDEDANGSDDDQMVICEDPQPEIDLKCKDKLTDSDNDAQEEDMDKKSFNQSQFSPVSGQKRDGVNVKQEITCRPKPIKARIPSTSIETTTKYHHTSIDKGGTVSVLSSTYPYHSPINPTGVSGFQPTGGAFITMPVSPKVIKPEPVKNEQQYSTQYSMSSLVANIHTDNGRNIPKFTAAPVLHSQPLQSLATTAHPLTSAVPSQPPFTLTLLDNNLVAISKPQQGPQYLGPTTPHPRMYCGFNIPISDAGSRNISSQNLISGTKVEAQSVIVSKHYPVSTNSTTSPYRGISHSIARLAESDKNDTQTASNHAQFYGSNIKSEQDRKDTGNVLLTSSNDKLKQPLTPHTPHTPHSSHINSEHSSNKSYSVDEDPNSDIGSNKGPFMLAPTPAQLGRAPLQRRQLMAMPSTTTTGEHGLSVSQQRSDQSRPQGNTSQSSESMQQQNISESRTSPSPSTKKGSFFKKNVEDGMDRVLEQVNFQEKFSSLPEFKPEDIQSPSAITINTPGSSGHSTVTSGLHSSNLQASMQGYRKKSQGPHRSNLNEDDIDSDASVSATPKSTSSVKLTGTTFFGPDFNIDAYRLNTDIAGEVEDTSPRTPKTPVGGVGNAVGIGRNENERGHRRMLEQRRHLVMQLFREHGYFPSTHATSTFQAKHSDIFPNKTSLQLKIREVRQKLKANSTPMSANSLVSPLPVSESSPNVTGPLTAPPTSMGAPHSLPVSSSGS
- the LOC124431406 gene encoding putative transcription factor capicua isoform X5, with translation MLTAHSEMHEKRGPLGGGQYGAGGGGGTSIEEKCIQEQPPPPPAPPQRDPSDPTISAKKLPKKRKFDPSELEEMDKCSNVTSNVNNMINTRAPNVSIACLVQHSSLANRQSPQQQEADCYQVSTPSVVVLPPQSTAVDYSLREEPMRARPRPATVAIDLSEWRDHRVLALRDSCYYPGVIRNVIHGEILIEFDGERKLVRYSDVLGAGRYDVIGDASPSLGQVTLDAKVCIRCPTANSHIDALTKVFVKGTVCKILTKPNRFVVKIPREDDQSDSYVVKRADLRLVQPPWWDELEEGLEDIDSNRVEAVDHGYRNSVEASTAVSILQLHHTPHHASHISTHNDTTGYYRTTGTSPLMTLGTLAHSASTALSNGSRPYDELESEDDLDRENITFPSDADAKLSGSSKRSSMQSRGSTSSLVEQRSITPRSQAATPRSQAATPHKYKKGDVVSMPNGIMKKFNGKQWRRLCGKEGCLKESQRRGFCSRHLNLKGSCLRGPTNAFPGGKIDGEETSRGSDTSPNYGDRRIAGRFDQDETEAANMLVSLGSSRSATPAFSSPTGQSSISPCINQSPVPPLGLNQNNVFMPISSPAHHAAPLISPSAKWKHSPTQSNFLVQYQQQVIKPEPNRMVRPSRPAPTAPVPASIGTSVIRISPVSRGMPGQNLTLSWSEQSPPPRHPSVVTSIAQQQQGIILQHALTSSNNFPNHSEVPEQNTQLLKPSHSPHMSLSAPPPQNLTLLHKPQEQPVDYAQTAQPQNQPIYVMQHQHEKKYLVIKNNIDISTAGHIGIQDDKYRQGLMNHLAQLPASLHQNQCQSSQTPAVSVHIDKLSVLQQTNKIGIHTSAHMDVQRNSAPSTNVVMSAATEVTNPSTPTSVFQHVIVQPGHLIQIPKAQPPREENSKNNGVLSFSWQTTVLDQSEVSPPPSALSPPLSAPPIPISINTSGEDGSAPGADQITPAEEEDDDVFEPEPTTPAEIEINTNKRRSQSLSALHSKEPQSPLKTKDRIRRPMNAFMIFSKRHRAVVHQRHPNQDNRTVSKILGEWWYALGPEEKQKYHDLASEVKEAHFKAHPDWKWCSKDRRKSSTTSFKGSDSRGKLNSTGEETDMGPPTEDVPLTPRGTDEVSVPVTTVYTETPTIEIINQTHAPHRILDIPLQIDTTEPESKQDEDANGSDDDQMVICEDPQPEIDLKCKDKLTDSDNDAQEEDMDKKSFNQSQFSPVSGQKRDGVNVKQEITCRPKPIKARIPSTSIETTTKYHHTSIDKGGTVSVLSSTYPYHSPINPTGVSGFQPTGGAFITMPVSPKVIKPEPVKNEQQYSTQYSMSSLVANIHTDNGRNIPKFTAAPVLHSIGTKPMMALLKQQQPLQSLATTAHPLTSAVPSQPPFTLTLLDNNLVAISKPQQGPQYLGPTTPHPRMYCGFNIPISDAGSRNISSQNLISGTKVEAQSVIVSKHYPVSTNSTTSPYRGISHSIARLAESDKNDTQTASNHAQFYGSNIKSEQDRKDTGNVLLTSSNDKLKQPLTPHTPHTPHSSHINSEHSSNKSYSVDEDPNSDIGSNKGPFMLAPTPAQLGRAPLQRRQLMAMPSTTTTGEHGLSVSQQRSDQSRPQGNTSQSSESMQQQNISESRTSPSPSTKKGSFFKKNVEDGMDRVLEQVNFQEKFSSLPEFKPEDIQSPSAITINTPGSSGHSTVTSGLHSSNLQASMQGYRKKSQGPHRSNLNEDDIDSDASVSATPKSTSSVKLTGTTFFGPDFNIDAYRLNTDIAGEVEDTSPRTPKTPVGGVGNAVGIGRNENERGHRRMLEQRRHLVMQLFREHGYFPSTHATSTFQAKHSDIFPNKTSLQLKIREVRQKLKANSTPMSANSLVSPLPVSESSPNVTGPLTAPPTSMGAPHSLPVSSSGS